One window of Tenacibaculum maritimum NCIMB 2154 genomic DNA carries:
- a CDS encoding MATE family efflux transporter, which yields MIYKELHPYLKGFFSRSGSYVFIATIMAKGLSFLTSLAALYLIPSKTLGAVLFAYNIITFLIPISGLGLHQGLLRYGAILKDQDTKDSLFLYVFKNGFWASLLLTFILVFISILIPFQFKETSKYLALLAFLLIPSYILGIIKIQFRLKNDNKSFAFSEIVYHSILIISVVLLSYFYKEMGYIAALLISPAITSFIFIKKLRINFQAKKKLAITNYRFWKYGFFTSLSNVIGQLLFVIDILLIGILLNDPKMVTNYRYVSLIPFSLLFLPRVFINTDFVAFTEKIDDKKYIINYIKSYTILFLIISIIFTFISFIFSNQILSTLDESFTQYSTAFFILTIGISGIYTSRGLYGNLLSSIGKATVNYYIALSGLALNIISNYFLIPLYGITGAAMTTAFLMWATGLASLILFWFFYKKRIKKITI from the coding sequence ATGATTTACAAGGAATTACACCCCTACCTTAAAGGCTTTTTTAGTAGATCTGGAAGCTATGTTTTTATAGCTACTATTATGGCTAAAGGCTTGTCTTTTTTAACTTCTTTAGCCGCCTTATACCTAATTCCAAGTAAAACATTGGGAGCTGTATTGTTTGCTTATAATATCATTACTTTTTTAATTCCTATTAGTGGATTAGGACTGCATCAAGGTTTGCTTAGGTATGGAGCTATTTTAAAAGATCAAGATACAAAAGATAGTTTATTCCTTTACGTTTTTAAAAATGGTTTTTGGGCATCTTTATTACTAACTTTCATTTTGGTATTTATTTCTATACTCATTCCTTTCCAATTTAAAGAAACCTCAAAATACTTGGCTCTCTTAGCTTTTTTGTTAATTCCTTCTTATATTCTTGGGATTATTAAAATTCAATTCCGATTAAAAAATGATAATAAGTCTTTTGCTTTTTCAGAAATTGTATATCATAGCATTTTGATAATAAGTGTGGTACTCTTGTCTTATTTTTATAAAGAAATGGGGTATATAGCTGCGCTGCTTATAAGTCCTGCAATTACTTCCTTTATTTTTATCAAAAAGCTACGGATTAATTTCCAAGCTAAAAAGAAATTAGCTATAACCAATTACCGCTTTTGGAAATATGGTTTTTTTACAAGCTTATCAAACGTTATAGGCCAGCTTCTTTTTGTGATAGATATTTTATTAATAGGGATTTTATTAAATGATCCCAAGATGGTTACCAATTATCGGTATGTTTCCTTAATCCCCTTTAGTTTGCTTTTTCTTCCAAGGGTTTTTATAAATACTGATTTTGTTGCTTTTACGGAGAAGATTGACGATAAAAAGTATATCATTAATTATATAAAAAGTTACACTATTTTATTTTTAATTATAAGTATAATTTTCACCTTCATTTCATTTATTTTCTCAAATCAAATTTTAAGTACCCTCGATGAAAGCTTTACCCAATATAGCACTGCTTTTTTCATATTGACTATTGGTATATCAGGAATTTACACCTCAAGAGGTTTATATGGAAATTTATTATCTTCTATCGGAAAAGCTACCGTCAACTATTATATTGCTTTAAGCGGACTGGCTTTAAATATTATCAGCAACTATTTCTTAATTCCTTTATATGGAATCACTGGAGCTGCTATGACTACTGCTTTTTTAATGTGGGCTACCGGACTTGCTTCGTTAATTTTGTTCTGGTTTTTTTATAAAAAAAGAATCAAAAAAATAACTATTTAA
- a CDS encoding DUF5723 family protein: MKHILIRVFVFMIAIYNLSSQNKQVLYGFDQIPQALLLNPGAEVNYKYHVGIPLLSGFSTNLGSTGFTVADLFRDDNVSFTNKVNRVLSKLAVNDHIAINSQVEVLNGGVKLDKKTYLNFGFYTEVAVFSQVPKDILQLLNEGNGAHLNRAFSIGQVMLKANVQGVLHVGAARKLNEQLTVGGRLKIYSGAINVQTQGNTGTFRTVLGRNSSYTHHLNNINASIHSSGIVNEDAKIALEMGDVLNKTFLGGNLGLGVDLGVTYHVSPQVELTASLLDLGFINYSKNIKNGEVKGDYTFSGIEFQYDPNNPTDYWKALEDDFKEKVPSEENTNSYVVAQPVKFNGAIKYKWGKNRREENCSDMAYENYFNNAIGGQLHATFRPLGPQLALTGFYERAFGDSFKTKVTYTFDEYSFSNLGFGISMNLGAANVYGMVDNIIEFTDIADSNYTSFQFGINLIMN, encoded by the coding sequence ATGAAGCATATTCTGATAAGAGTTTTTGTATTTATGATTGCAATATATAATTTGAGCAGTCAAAATAAACAGGTATTGTATGGTTTTGATCAAATACCACAAGCATTATTGTTAAACCCAGGAGCGGAGGTAAATTATAAATACCATGTAGGAATACCTCTTTTATCAGGTTTTTCCACTAACTTAGGAAGTACTGGGTTCACGGTAGCCGACCTATTTCGTGATGATAATGTTAGCTTCACTAATAAAGTGAATAGAGTGCTAAGTAAGCTTGCAGTAAACGATCATATAGCAATTAATAGTCAAGTAGAGGTACTTAACGGAGGGGTTAAGCTAGATAAAAAAACATATTTGAACTTTGGTTTTTACACAGAGGTGGCTGTTTTTAGTCAAGTACCGAAAGATATATTACAATTGTTAAATGAAGGAAATGGGGCACATCTTAATAGAGCTTTTTCAATAGGGCAAGTAATGCTAAAAGCAAATGTGCAAGGAGTTTTACATGTGGGAGCCGCTAGAAAGTTGAATGAGCAACTGACGGTAGGAGGTAGGCTAAAGATTTATTCTGGAGCAATAAATGTTCAAACCCAAGGAAATACAGGAACATTTAGAACAGTTTTAGGGAGGAATAGTAGCTACACGCATCATTTAAATAATATAAATGCGAGTATTCATAGTTCGGGTATTGTAAATGAAGATGCTAAAATAGCACTAGAAATGGGGGATGTTCTTAATAAAACCTTTTTAGGAGGTAATTTAGGATTGGGTGTCGATTTAGGAGTAACTTATCACGTATCTCCTCAAGTGGAGCTTACAGCAAGTTTATTAGATTTAGGGTTCATTAACTATTCAAAAAATATTAAAAATGGAGAAGTTAAAGGAGATTATACATTTTCGGGAATTGAATTTCAATATGACCCAAACAATCCTACTGACTATTGGAAAGCATTGGAGGATGACTTTAAAGAAAAAGTACCTAGCGAAGAAAATACAAATTCATATGTAGTAGCTCAACCTGTAAAGTTCAATGGAGCTATAAAATACAAATGGGGAAAAAATAGAAGGGAGGAGAATTGTAGTGATATGGCCTATGAAAATTATTTTAATAATGCAATAGGAGGTCAATTACATGCTACTTTTAGACCTTTAGGTCCCCAGTTAGCACTGACGGGGTTTTATGAAAGAGCTTTTGGAGATTCTTTTAAAACAAAAGTAACATATACTTTTGATGAGTACTCATTTTCTAATCTAGGATTCGGAATATCTATGAA
- a CDS encoding YjjG family noncanonical pyrimidine nucleotidase translates to MSIQHIFFDLDHTLWDFERNSELAFQRIFEERKIPVSITDFLKIYKPINFKYWKLYREEKVSKEVLRYNRLKETFEELTYSISTELIIAISEDYINFLSDYNHLFEGTIEILDYLKEKYELHIITNGFKEVQHLKMEKSGIKKYFTHIITAESIGVKKPDPKIFAYAMKLAKATPKNSVMIGDSYEADVIGGLDMGMSAIYCNLEKKENIKGISTIQSLIELKQYL, encoded by the coding sequence ATGAGTATTCAGCATATTTTTTTTGATTTAGATCATACTTTGTGGGACTTTGAAAGGAACTCAGAATTAGCTTTTCAAAGGATATTTGAAGAACGGAAGATTCCCGTTTCAATTACTGATTTTTTGAAAATATATAAACCGATTAACTTTAAATATTGGAAACTTTATAGAGAAGAAAAAGTAAGTAAAGAGGTGTTAAGATACAATAGGTTGAAAGAGACATTTGAAGAATTGACTTATAGTATTTCAACAGAACTTATCATTGCAATTTCTGAAGATTATATTAATTTTTTATCAGACTACAATCATTTATTTGAAGGGACAATTGAGATACTAGACTATTTAAAAGAAAAATATGAGTTGCATATAATAACGAATGGATTTAAAGAAGTACAACATTTAAAGATGGAAAAGTCAGGAATAAAAAAGTACTTTACACATATCATAACTGCTGAAAGTATTGGAGTGAAAAAACCGGATCCTAAGATATTTGCTTATGCAATGAAGCTGGCAAAAGCAACGCCTAAAAATAGTGTAATGATTGGTGATAGTTATGAAGCAGATGTTATAGGAGGATTAGATATGGGCATGTCAGCAATTTATTGTAATTTGGAAAAAAAAGAAAATATAAAAGGAATAAGCACTATACAATCATTGATAGAATTAAAACAGTATCTTTGA
- a CDS encoding glycosyltransferase family 4 protein, producing MKQKKHILFLCGWYPSRVFPYNGDFIQRHAEAVSSNYQVSVLHLVSDANCKKSTHISHEIKNTIQTHIAYIKPSKNPIIKGIRFYIAFQKLLKNIGYFDLVHLNKLYPFGIFALYLKWVKKKNYIISEHWTGYHPPLSKSISNISLFLSRLIAKNASFICPVSFDLKKSMETLKLYGNYKVVPNVVDTSLFTPQPKKERTFTILHISNMVDTHKNVSGIIKTMATLNRTISNFKLILIGEGVSKYKPLAISLHIASKIEFISQIPHHKVPNFIQKADIFVLFSNYENLPCVILESFSCGTPVITTNVGGISEFFPDDFGKLIAPKKEDELLKNILFFYHKKEQPSSEKMHQYVVKHFSKEAICKSFSNLYKISF from the coding sequence TTGAAGCAAAAAAAACATATTCTTTTCCTCTGCGGTTGGTATCCTTCTCGCGTATTTCCTTATAATGGAGATTTTATCCAAAGGCATGCCGAAGCTGTTAGCTCCAATTATCAAGTTAGCGTTTTACACCTTGTTTCTGATGCTAATTGTAAAAAAAGTACGCATATTTCTCATGAGATAAAAAATACGATACAAACACATATCGCTTATATAAAACCAAGTAAAAACCCTATCATAAAAGGGATTAGGTTCTATATTGCTTTTCAAAAACTTTTAAAGAATATTGGGTATTTTGACCTTGTACACCTCAACAAGCTGTATCCGTTTGGTATTTTTGCCTTATATTTAAAATGGGTAAAAAAGAAAAATTATATCATTTCGGAACATTGGACTGGTTATCACCCTCCTCTTTCTAAAAGTATTTCTAACATTTCATTATTTTTATCCAGATTAATTGCCAAAAACGCTTCTTTTATATGCCCCGTTTCCTTTGATTTAAAAAAGTCTATGGAAACGCTAAAATTATATGGAAACTATAAAGTGGTTCCTAATGTTGTTGACACCTCTTTATTTACTCCTCAACCGAAAAAAGAAAGGACTTTTACCATATTACATATTTCAAATATGGTAGATACTCACAAGAATGTTTCTGGAATTATAAAAACAATGGCAACTTTAAATCGTACTATTAGTAATTTCAAACTTATACTGATTGGGGAAGGAGTTTCCAAATACAAACCATTAGCTATAAGTCTTCATATTGCTTCTAAAATTGAATTTATATCTCAAATACCTCATCATAAAGTTCCTAATTTTATACAAAAGGCTGATATTTTTGTCCTATTCAGCAATTACGAAAATCTTCCTTGCGTAATTTTAGAGAGCTTTTCATGTGGCACACCTGTCATCACTACAAACGTAGGAGGAATTAGCGAATTTTTCCCTGACGATTTCGGGAAACTAATTGCTCCTAAAAAGGAAGATGAGCTCCTAAAAAACATCTTATTTTTCTACCATAAAAAAGAACAGCCTTCTTCTGAAAAAATGCACCAATATGTTGTTAAACATTTTAGCAAAGAGGCTATTTGCAAATCGTTTTCTAACCTTTACAAAATAAGTTTTTAA